One Nicotiana tomentosiformis chromosome 1, ASM39032v3, whole genome shotgun sequence genomic window, CGTGATTATTGCACGACTGCAAAGCACATAATTCATATGTGTTTGAATGCAATTCTGGTCAGCATCGAAATGGGCCAGTTCACACACGTTGCAAGCTATGTTAGCAAGGCGGAGCAGAGCCAAGATGCTCTGGAAAGTCTTACAGTTGCAAAACTTCGTTGTGCTGCTGGGTTGGCTAACTTGGAGGCAAAGAAGTATAAGCTTGCTGCTCGGAAGGTTTGTGATAGTCTTTTCTCACTTAGGCttcataaaaaagaagaagatagtCTTCTCTCACTTAGGCCTACTCCAAGTTGTAGCTCAGTCTTGAATTGGTAGTAAGTGCCTTTACCGTCATCAATCAAGATAATGTGCATAGAGCTTCCTCAACTAAGTTTTTCATTTGGTAAATGTCAATTGaggaaatttttttaaaattgttaaTGTCAATTGAGTAACTTATGCTCAGCTGccttctatttttttattttcagttgCAGTTAATAGCATATTACCATGTGTTTGTTATTCGGTTCTTGTTACTAGATTGAACTGGCACCACAGAAGGATTTATAGATCCTTTGGTTTCATTTACTTATTTGACATTTCACTGGGTCGTTGCAGTTCCTGGAAGTTGGTCCAGAATTAGGTAACAACTACACTGAAGTTATTGCACCCCAAGATGTTGCTACTTATGGTGGACTTTGTGCACTTGCAAGTTTTGACCGAGCAGAGCTGAAGGCAATAATacaattttctttttgttctttagtGATTTTGTTGTTGAAGCTGCATGATATAATTACGATGCAACTTGCTGATTCAGATGATTTTGTTTGGCAGAGCAAAGTTATTGACAATATTAACTTCAGGAATTTCTTGGAGCTGGTACCTGAGATAAGGGAACTCATTCATGATTTCTACACAAGGTAACTTGGAATGTattatgatttagatttattttGCAGGAAGGTGTCAGTGGGTTAGACATCATTAGTCATGTCTGCCATCTGTCTGATATGTTTGTTAGAAAATGCCTTTCAATGTATTTGTATTGGCTGATGAGTTCCATATGGAATTTTTAATTAGAGCTACCCAATGGTCCTGTTTATCCTTTTTCAAGTTCAATCCCCAGATATTTTATGCATGAAATCAGCAACTTGACCTTTTCCACTATTGTCTGGTCATGTTTCTACTGTGGATGGAAGGATAAATGTTTAAGTGAGCACTGAGACGGTTGTACCTATTCTTTGATCACCTTCAATAAGATTTCTTTGCTTAGGATAAACAAAACTGGAAATGTTTGAACTAAAGAAAGAAAAGTGTATTACCCCCGTTCAACCTTTTTTTTATGACATGTAAATGAAATCCAAATTTTCTCTACATGACAAATTATGAACTAATGGAATGAAACAAGCCCAAATGGTTGGAATGGATGTCGATGATTAATTTGGGTTTGAGGCGTAGTTATTGTTGTATATACCATGGAtgtggcagctatacttgcttttcCATTTATTACCCTTGGATTAATGGGAAAAAAATGAAGGATAGCACTCAGGAGAATGGATTATATCCTAGAAGAGATGTGGAGGATTTATCCTGCCTATCTGAACATTTCGTGTGAATAATTTGATAAGATTCTCTTTTCCTTACCTTCGAACTGTTATCTCGTTTCAAACTAAATGATTGTATGAATTTAAAATCGAATGAACTGCCGATGTCTGGAGTTGTTGTGTCCTGAAATTGATTTTTCCAGAGCCTTTCCCCTAATATACTTCATTTTTATCTATGATGCAGTCACTATGCTTCTTGTATGAATTTAAAATCGAATGAACTGCCGATGTCTGGAGTTGTTGTGTCCTGAAATTGATTTTTCCAGAGCCTTTCCCCTAATATACTTCATTTTTATCTATGATGCAGTCACTATGCTTCTTGTCTGGAGTATCTAGGAAATCTTAAAGCAAATCTGTTGCTTGACATCCATTTGCATGACCATGTTGAGACGCTGTATGATCAAATCCGTAACAAAGCTTTAATCCAGTATACCCACCCATTTGTCTCGGTTGATTTGAATATGATGGGCAATGCTTTCAAGACGAGCGTTGCAGGTTTGGAGAAGGAACTTGAAGCTCTGATCACTGACAACCAAATACAGGTGATGGACTAGTAACATGTACTTTTGTGCCCATCTTCTGTGTGGAAAGCCTTGTTATTGTTTAGTCAATTTAGTGTATAGATCATGATTGTTACTATTCTGCAGGCTCGAATTGACTCGCACAACAAAATTTTATATGCACGGCATGCTGATCAGAGAAATGCAACCTTCCAGAAGGTGCTGCAGACAGGCAGGGAATTCGACCGGGATGTCAGATCAATGCTTTTGAGAGCAAACCTTCTCAAGCATGAGCACATCCTTAGAGCCTCAAGGAAACATTGAAAACGAATAAGGAGGACGATAGCAGTTTTGTTTGCCTTAATATGAAGTTAGGTCTGTTGCATGAAGTTGACCGTTTTCGAAAGAGGTTGGATTGAGTCTCGGAGAAAGCCATATCTTTTGGGGATCGAGAAGTTTTTCAGGATAATAGTGGATTGCTGTTCATATTATAGATTTACCAGATGCTGGAAAAGTATATATTTTTGCCTGATCTACTTCCTGCAACCTTTCTTGGTGATTGTGTCATCATCAGTGAATGCTAACCCATTTACTACCTTGTTCTTTTCGTTCCCTTTAATATTTAAGATACAACATTCCATCTAGGATCTGTGCTGGCGTATTCATCAATGACTTATAAATGGTCATTAATCTTGGAGTTTAATCTGTTTGGGTTGGTTGGAGTTAGGGTTTGAGGTTTACCTGCTGAGACTTTGATGAGTGCGTTTTGCTTCAATATTGCCTCCCTTTGTTGGTTTTACATGTCTTTTTCTTTGATGAGAGATCCGTTAGGCTAGCTAGTCCGACTTAAAGCAACTAAGACCAATCACAAATGATAAAAGTAATAACCACCGACAGTTCATCAGCCTGGTAGTGGCGGCTGTGCTGGGAAATTTATCTGGATTCTGGACCCAGCTTTGTTTATTCATCAAATTATGTAGCATCTTTCTGAATTATGACTTGGCATCAAAAGGGTCGCGCCAAGTGAACTTTGGTGATCACTCATTTTATAAAAAAAGTTACTACTTATTTTGTATGGCGTGAAGTTGAACGAATTCATCCTTCAAAAACTTACTCTCAAATTTTCATAGAATCTTACTAATTTTTTATGTTGAGCAATTTCTAACCATGCAATAAAAATACTAAAGTTCATGCTGAGATGTTAGTTTGATTTTAAGTTCTAGCACTCACCACATAAATAGCCAAGTTCAAAGAGTCGTTTTTCCATTTTCCCATCACTTTCTCTTTATTTGTTAAGAAGAAAAATGTGTAATAGCAATGGAAGTGTTAGCAAGTACTAGTAACTAATACAATTCTCAGAAGTAAAAACTAAAGAAGAGTTAACATACAATTACCGACATATTATGGGGGAGGAAAATGTAACATACCAAGAAAAATGCCTTGGCATAGATCTCCATACTAACTCTTTAGTCCTCCTTAAAAATGGCTGaattttaaaagaataaaaatatcCTCTCTCTCCGCGAGCTCCTTTAAGCCACAACACTCACTTCAAAAAACAGTACAAATCTACTTCAA contains:
- the LOC104112381 gene encoding COP9 signalosome complex subunit 1 is translated as MEPDEDLGQIADEIYANGDENSQRHRPIISGEQLDIELYAALYSGRTKIMRLLFIADRCGNASMQVEALRMAYDEIKKGENTQLFREVIQKIDGRLGPNYGTDPAWSDAVDRRAELRKEKLENELNAYRTNLIKESIRMGYNDFGDFYYAHGQLGEAFKNYVRTRDYCTTAKHIIHMCLNAILVSIEMGQFTHVASYVSKAEQSQDALESLTVAKLRCAAGLANLEAKKYKLAARKFLEVGPELGNNYTEVIAPQDVATYGGLCALASFDRAELKSKVIDNINFRNFLELVPEIRELIHDFYTSHYASCLEYLGNLKANLLLDIHLHDHVETLYDQIRNKALIQYTHPFVSVDLNMMGNAFKTSVAGLEKELEALITDNQIQARIDSHNKILYARHADQRNATFQKVLQTGREFDRDVRSMLLRANLLKHEHILRASRKH